cccGTTGTCTAAAAGGTAAGTGAACACCGAATTATTGATTTTCCATTGCTTGGAAAGAGATTGCTTGACAATGGCAAAGGGGAGGGGGGCGACTGCCAACAAAGTGACCAACCAGAGCAGAGTGCCATTTCGAAGCTTCCTCGTCCAACAGATTGTCATTGTAGAAGGCATGCTTGGATGATTCAGAAACAGCCGGAGGAATAAAGTGTAAAGAGAGGCCATATCGAGAGGTAGGGGTTTGCTGGAAAAGAGAGTTGTAGGGCATACCTAAGGATGGGGAGATGGGGGGGACAAGGGAAGGGGAGGTCATGACGAGAGGCACCTACCTGCTGGCGGCAGCAGGAGGTGGAAGGTGAGCGGAATAGGGGTTGCTTCAGACCATCAAAGAATCCTCAGACCATCTCAGGTATCATTGGTTGAATCATCCTTAACCTTCAGAGAGCTTGAGGTTGTTGCAATAAAATCCAGATCTGCAGAACCGCAGGTAATTTGAAACCTTCTCtaatcagcaacaatggcagtaGTTACTGGTTACTCTTCTGTTGAACCGATGGGGAATCTCAGCAGTAGTAGAAGCCCTTGGTTGATCTAAGttatgcccaaaaaaaaaaaaaaaaaaaaaaaaaaaaaaaagagttaaatagaaacaaggaattgatggggaagaagaagggaaaggataAATCGGGAATAGGGACAGGGGTAGGCCATCTCagccttgggtctctcaccctcAGCTGTTTAACACAAGTCTTTTTTTGACCAAACACTTTCAAGCCAGCTGTAGAAATTCCATTAATCAAGCCTTAATTCTAGTACAACTGATGgggcctatttatagcttggccttagctttacaaaatagaaagttgaaaattagaaagtaatggaaaaggaaactactagaAGCCTCTTACATGAGAATATTGTCTTGTACACCAAGTAATCTAAGACTTGACTAAGTAACACTTAACTAAGTAAACTGAACTCCTAAAGGCTCTATGGTTTGATTGATGGGATGATGGGATGATCTCCAGAATGCTCCCTTCTTCTCCGGGAACCCCTCACGCTGCCTCCACCGTCCCACCCCCTCTCCCTGCCCTTCTTCCCTCCCCCTGCTTCTCACCCCCCTGCTTCTTACCTTGACCCATCCACCCCTGCAGTCGATCCTCCTGCCTCTGCTGCTATCCCCTGGACATCTTTCTTCTCCGGCAGCTCCTCTGCAAAACCTGCTGGATACCCTCTCCATTTTGTACCACCCACCTCCCGTGATGATTCCAAAGTTGGATTCTGCCCCAAAGGCTTACTTGATCAAGAAATCCTGAAATGGCAGTGCTGTCTTGTAGGGCATTTCCTTGGTAGCTGTCCTCCTTACCATGTTGTCAAGGCCTCCCTTCTCAAGCAAGGGAAAGCTGCAGGTGCTGTCTTCATCTACGTGGTATCAAATGGGATATTCATCTTCAGGTTCTTTGACGAAGCCGATAAAGCTCGTGCGCTGAAAGGTGGCCCCTGGCAGATTGGTAAAAAGCAGATTTACCTTCAGCAATGGAACCATCGCTCCTCTCTTCACAGGATTGACCTCAAATCCATTCCCATTTGGATTACCCTTCCAGGTCTCCCTCTGCATTATTGGTGCCCCTCAGGCCTAAGCATCGTCGG
The nucleotide sequence above comes from Telopea speciosissima isolate NSW1024214 ecotype Mountain lineage chromosome 3, Tspe_v1, whole genome shotgun sequence. Encoded proteins:
- the LOC122655507 gene encoding uncharacterized protein LOC122655507 encodes the protein MTRGTYLLAAAGGGSSSAKPAGYPLHFVPPTSRDDSKVGFCPKGLLDQEILKWQCCLVGHFLGSCPPYHVVKASLLKQGKAAGAVFIYVVSNGIFIFRFFDEADKARALKGGPWQIGKKQIYLQQWNHRSSLHRIDLKSIPIWITLPGLPLHYWCPSGLSIVGSTIGTPLFSDERTKRMDRLSFARICVELSAEESPPNFVIVLEEDGHSSQRVHYEGLPHHCSLCKVFGHT